aataattttgcaTTTTCCACACCACTGCCATATCTTCTCTCAGCTATATTTCTACAAACTTCTATCAGAGTTACAGGATTAGGTGAATTACCAGCAAACTTAATCAGGCGTTCCCAACGAGCTGTCCCAGACCTCTTTAATTCATATTGGACTGGATAATCAAGTAGactaacaaaaataaaaggaCTATATTTTAGCCCATCTTCGCAGCATTGAACGCAATATCTTATAAGTTTCATTGAACGGATTGCATCTTTCTGTGTAcagttaataaatataactgGAACATAAGTTTCCAGATTTCTGACAGTAAAGAAAGCCGTTTTTAGCAGAGGTGACACACACTGCTCCTGTTCAGTCAATGTCCCTAGCTCCATACGGTCTGGATATAAGGTTGGGGAAAAAGTATtcattgtatttattttggATATTGTGGTGGCATTTATTTCTTGTAAATTGAGATTCAGGGTCGTTCTTTTCTTGGCACTGCTGATCCAGCAGGGTGTTGGAACTAGAAGTGTATTGCTTTTATCATTTCCAACAGCAACAATTACCTTCTTACTTGTTCTAAACATGTCCAATGTAGCAGTAATTGCAAGAGGAGTCTTCTTTGAAAAACTTCTCTCTTGATAATTTATGGCAACTTGGTATAAAACAGCACTAAGATGCGAATCGCTGATTTCTCCATAAACATATCTAATGGATAGTTGACACTCCAAGGCAAACTTTTGTAAGAACCAGTAGAACACTTTTTAAGAAATAACATTTAACACTTCAATGTTATATTGTTGGTATGATATATGTTTTGTTAATTGGGATACATGCATATACATGCAAGAATATGTTTTTGGCCGAACTTTAGTTTGCTTATATAGCACGCAAGGTGATGTttcttgaataatatttccaTAATAGTTGAGCGTATTTTAGAGCAATTTCCTTAGGAAATAAATACCATATATTTGAGCAACAATATATCGGTACAATTGTTTCCCTGACTTGCTGATTAGTATGATATTCTTGCTTGTCTCTTGATGTGACACTGCTACATCCATGGCCATCCGAAACTTTATTGCTTCTACTAAGTCGAACGCGTTGTCGCCGAGTACCTTACAGCGCAGCGCGCAAAGCGAAGAGCAAGCGAAtggaagatgaagaaggtAGCTTGAAGCTAAAAAGCATTGCTATTATAGACAGACGTCAGGAATTAAGGATTGTGTGTGGAATATATTATCAGTAGTCTAATGGAGAGGGCGAAAGGTCATATATCTTAGAATATCTTCTGGATGACGTCTTACGAAATAAAAATTGGCatttagataaaaaattatactTACCATTGTAGTCACTGGCTGTTAGCTCAAGTTCGCATGTGATAATAACTTTTGacaaaacaatatattcCAGATAAACAGGAGGTTACCTTTTTACAATACTGAAACcttcatttatatttaggTATTTCCATTCTccaattttgaatttgacTGTCTCAAATAGCAAACTCTATTATAGGAACAAAAATCTGCTAGATATACtgatatatttcattttcgatgaatacatatttttaatacGCTCTTCATAAAGGTAATCTCTACggatttttattttttgcaCCGTATCTGCTATTAGAACATTGTTTTCaacattttaaaaaaaaagtcAAATGGAATAAGCACTTACAATACACTGATGATATTTCCAATTATCTACATCTTTAAAAAACTTTGAGTGTGGTATGATGATACATGGTCGATTTTTTCCtaaaaaatatctataGTGAAAAACATAGATGTAGTCAAATTTCTTTGGTAAAACTGTAGTGCTTATTATTACCACATATAAGCTAATTAGTGGACCCTtaagtaaaaatatatcatctaTTCTTTACAAACTTGTGCGGACATTGATACTTGGGTAAGAATACTAATTGACTCAAgcattcaaaaattaacatttttatttctgtTAGTTGATATGTTAGTCTTTATAACTTGGGATAAAAAACATAAGACCTGATACGACGTTACCAGAGGATCAAAAGCatgtttaataaaaaacatTAGATCAAAAAGCACCGCATGTAAAGGAGGGGAGATATGTTGAAGCaatttatcatcaataaatattaattgaatattatttggcAGTATAGTTAAAATATCCTAAAGCTAATTCCACATAAGTATATGCATGTCGAGGAAAGTAATGCCCGTATGTCTGATaatcatataaatatattacattaAGCACACTTTaagttaatttttcaatatttattggTGTTGATTTGTGGTAGTATTGTCAGAAATAGAATGTGAGTTCCTTTTCATTTGTTGTTTCGTTGTTAAGTCTTTTACTGAATGGAACGTGGCAGGTGCTCTTGATTCGGAAGTACTTATTAAGATTTCACAGATAAATGTTACAAATTTAATGGTAATAGAAGGAAACTTGTGGTAACACTTTATACTATGTCCGTACAGATATTTTCGCAGGCGTCCATATGGATCAATTGAACCAAGATGTTTGCATATACGTTTCCTCATAAGATAATCACATCAAATATCATCTCAATATATACTTAGTCTGGTGCCGAACTATCACATACAGCAATTACAGCTGTGGCTATACGATCAAATATCCTCTATAAATAAAGTTACCTACCACTTCTGTACAATTTGTTACATCTTAATGAATTGGTTCATTCATTCTCTGAAGCGAGCATTGCAGTTTCTTGTTAGGATGATGCACACCTCTTTTGTTCCATGCATAAACCATTCAAGTAAATGTTCTAATAAGCAATTATTGCATGTTGTGATAAATCTGATAGAATCCTTGTAATTTTTGTCATTCATTATAGGACAAAATTGACATGCTGACaaactttatattttgtgaattaaaaaattttcaagatAATGTAGTTTTTTGATAGACGTTTCTGAATCATCATTGTATTAGCATTGAGCGTTAGCATTGGTACATATACCTATTCGTAAATGCCCCGATTTACTCGACTTGACTATTATTAACTTAAACTACGTCATAATAAATACCGTTTTTACCAATTTAGGTACTAGCCCAAATATAAATCAGATcctaaataatattttatactTCTTACTTTTTACGAAATGAATTTCAGTAATCGtcttaatatttattcagATGACAAGAATTGCCAGATTGGTTTCTGTTATCTATTAGCGATatacattaaaaatattacttTGACAAAATATTTCCATTCCATAATATTCTAGTTTCTTGGAATTTCAAGCAGCAGATAACAGAATTATCATTGAGCAGCATCAACAGTTATTTATATAGGTGTAAATAAGATAAAGAACACTGcttaattattatattcagGCATAAAATCTTATGCTTGCATCTACCTAGGAAGCtgattaaaaaattaatctCTCACGTCGTGGTTTGGAGCAGGTGTGACAAATATCAGTTTGAGAAGTGGAGGTGGTGTTGATATTcttgttcattttcatGTATTCTACTTGCTGCGGATGGATCGAAGATGGCTTCGATAGTATAATGGGGTGATTGTGAGAAGTGATCTCTAATGGAAGCATCATCACCGTTCAAGGAGCTTAGTATgtaattgataataattggTTCTAAGTGAAAATATTCCTCAGGACGAATTGGATTGATCAATGCACGAATTAtggaaatgaaaatgaatgCAGATTCACCGCCATTATAATTTAGGTTTTTGAGTTTATTCATAATATTAGTGGAGCTGTGAGCAGTATTGGCTAGAGCCATAGCTTCTTGAAGTATATGATAAGAGTCTAAACctttattataatcatcTTGTAGTTCCTGGGGATAGAACTGAACAAGAACAAAGTGTTGAAACAGTGAGTTGAGACCTGAAATGTCATGCTCGGAGGGAGGTGTTTAATTTGCCCGTGTGATGGTGGAATGAGGTGTTGATATCCGTATTGGGCTAAGTGGCCAAATAAAGCTGTAATCCACTTGTAAAACGCATTTGTATTGAATTATCAGGAACCGAACGATAGAAATAAGTAGAATGGTGAGAAGGTGGTGTTAAATGTTCGTTCCTATGAGTGCCATTAGATGGCGTAGAATTTGTACCCAGATAAAAGGAAGTTGGTAAGCTTGATAATGTGCCTTTCTAGAAATTGCGTTGGAAAGGCATTTTGGTTTTTGTACGGTTTAACTGGGATGTACTCTCCCATATGATTTCTATGATACATTTGGGCACCGTTATCTTGTAATGGTTGAGGAGGTAAGGTGGAAGAATGTGGCACATAGCTATTAGCCGTTGGTGTTTCTCTTTtgttttcatcaatttttgttgactcatcatttttcaatgaatatTCGGCAGTGGCAGTGGAAGCGCCCATCAATTGttcattaatattgaaCTTATTGAATCTGTTTGTTAAAGAATCGGTGGTGTCATTTTTATGATGCCTTGGATCTAAATCAACAACAACGTGCCTTTTGTCGTGTTCCAAAAAAGGGCTACTATGTTAGTAGTAGAGATATGTAGAGAATAAACATCAGAATTAGTAAATACAGTATATAATACACTAGTATGCGCCGTTGTGCGTTGCCGTGTTCCTTTCCGTATCTGAGAAGGagattatttaaatatgtataaatattgagtaaaatatttctaactactgatatcaaaaataatc
The sequence above is drawn from the Tetrapisispora phaffii CBS 4417 chromosome 2, complete genome genome and encodes:
- the TPHA0B00160 gene encoding uncharacterized protein; its protein translation is MFRTSKKVIVAVGNDKSNTLLVPTPCWISSAKKRTTLNLNLQEINATTISKINTMNTFSPTLYPDRMELGTLTEQEQCVSPLLKTAFFTVRNLETYVPVIFINCTQKDAIRSMKLIRYCVQCCEDGLKYSPFIFVSLLDYPVQYELKRSGTARWERLIKFAGNSPNPVTLIEVCRNIAERRYGSGVENAKLFLKEGVIRKRTNCRHYREMGFVIAESNTNNDWKPRRYPNPPTYSEIMPGTSTL